One Drosophila willistoni isolate 14030-0811.24 chromosome 2R unlocalized genomic scaffold, UCI_dwil_1.1 Seg167, whole genome shotgun sequence DNA segment encodes these proteins:
- the LOC6643860 gene encoding dedicator of cytokinesis protein 9 isoform X2, translating to MERKFTRGLNKHSSAVQMRESVSQLVRESAVLMKSTGSYQEQRSFSTMSKPPVVEPIDFEAFIAKNKTVIQNDPQRELLIYPTDDVSEIIMPRKQRTNVKSVADRFEPPNEAIVCPLHGPAANLMASNNGHTQVSRQGSIQSNGSLQNGSISNGGTNGTNGTPSGNGHGQLSRKSSQCSNGSSSQKLSQESSYESALSSTTLRSHLAQPEEIEEFADDDACGEDQLDGYVQGSKAECTRFTRQALYTYRAKNHLIHYKYSAYGGNCHDLPSISPAEELLEEVYEIDADQDRIDEQMTRSQADSITKQGYLLKGPDSAADRMFANIGNKSFKRRYCYLRQEIDGTYMLELHKDEKQGEAKATIVMDFCTEVVQNPKRGRFCFELRMTAGHKSFTLAAENEQDFKDWLSKLSSVLAQNKAQEEKRNASLERQPQTQPPSANTSIEPITFGTLKGLDQSLHPQLMKYGRETDHSIALARREQRRRLFACYQSPVKASPGENLEQYREHFGTRILLSCHSLKFRLQCLPTDSVPDGATGEQLCQVEPYITSLALYDAKAGRKISENFYFNINDPAAGQLLPNTPVPASVAGCGVPRKSSTEGDERRAAASSQSPHSLFDGVSSDLLRCPRSQLQKLHQCLLSISAPHSDIFLVLRIEKILQCSIQQAAEPYVKAARDSKLGQKCHKAAKNCAQHIGHYRQPFAWAARALFKPYSHELDVEPHKEFEFSTIYRQELPKLRDDELLKLLLDYRKPEKFSKFTVIPGLMKMQIQLVDQSPVPCSLSKSLNPLANFNPASKQSLTLELAEFQTQNEREAYPYTSFCNHLYVYPLSLQFDSQKLFSRARNITVVVELRDGDGEYSKPLKCIYGRPGQDLLVSQIACPVLHHNVSPTWYEEIKLRLPLGLFPEHHLLFSFYHVSCNLSKKRDSHAAFETPIGYAWLPLLQKNRVCLEEQQLPVAATLPVGYLSIQPLGWGKGNCGPDIQWIDNQRPLYLVALRLDSTVLTADQHLHNFFAHCERLLEGGKTGALPAETETCKILKATHAIDMKSLINYLPTLLNELFTLLVHTQSEEIGQNVIRLLTNIIHLITDQAKRTDLLMSYVKYVFHAPYYSQQTARMRTVHGELCRHLPYLLNPNNTDFLIVNKFMRYSSIFFDLIVKSMAQHLLATGRIRMLRNERFPKEYSDRVEQLIKVLIPYIITRYEDLGEETQQLNKSLARFVRQCLTYMDRGFIFKLIRCYMDEFSPGNPRILHEYKFNFLKEICQHEHYVPLNLPFILNPKNRPPEMMQHFTLSEQFCRQHFLSGLLLQELKSSLNEVGHVRRHALAIFKDLLAKHELDSRYQQRGQLSRIALLYVPWLGIVMDNLHRIDDLSESGGAASTPNGHVYADSASYTKRLSCSSSYVFSKDSSTFGSLTSTPRSKNRLTSPYRTSLHMKDNNYLAAIAGQAITNGISNLSLNSNSDSGHSQDTTTIGAYTNGGESDVALRNGHNRSVSVTHAQVFSRCDKFSAGESKDLLLGFLFIVKHLSQDQMVGWWQNCNETETLQFLSILDLCLLQFRYVGKKNVSLTPDARLGRSAKANTLPARTAPPCAENGQEQTNGLGGGTLNQTRENLLEDMDILAKSQLALYESNLATEVGMIILDCLGMYVLQFRQLLTDSLVLPKLARVYLRFLQLGQSERLSKHVFAALRAFINNYAVALFKGNAMLCGQMVYELLKACDSRLVDIRHESCAVLYLLMRSNFEFSGRKALTRVHLQVIISVSQMIGNVIGLNNARFQESLSIINSYANSDKAMKGTGFPLEVKDLTRRVRTVLMATAQMQAHHMDPERLLELQYSLANSYASTPELRHTWLVTMARNHEQNGNLSEAACCHLHIAALMCEYLRLRGGCSLNWSSTAFKKISRNIPLDEQGLKLDAGAQDSQYTEQMLLEQLKQCADFLDRAERFECLGELYKLILPIYERARNFIELAHCYEHLTQAYNKIVEVNRSGKRMLGRFYRVVFYGMMYFEEDHAIEFVYKEPKLTSLSEISERLAKQYKEKFGADVVKLIMDSSPVKVEELDAKLAYIQVTHVIPFFSKDELDQRLNEFEQNHDVDTFMYETPFTKSGAARGNVEDQWKRKTVIKTQYSFPYVLKRIPVKSREIIELSPIEVAIDEMQSKVSELEEIILPPADVKKLQLRLQGSVAVTVNAGPLAYAHAFLDAKVIKNFSIDRVGDLKDVFRDFIGVCHKALCVNERMICADQKEYHLALKENYEKLCQALSELLDDASFQPFSNDDADSIAQRNSMALFNAISGASNNSRLYFAEQNTNNYHSHPHHIPQHTHTTSLK from the exons ATGGAGCGTAAATTTACGCGGGGCTTGAATAAGCACAGCTCTGCTGTCCAAATGAGAGAGAGTGTCTCTCAGCTGGTGCGTGAGAGCGCAGTTTTG ATGAAGTCCACTGGCAGCTATCAAGAGCAACGCAGCTTTTCGACTATG AGTAAACCTCCAGTGGTGGAGCCAATAGATTTTGAGGCATTTAtagccaaaaataaaacagtcATCCAGAATGATCCGCAACGGGAATTGCTTATTTATCCAACTGATGATGTTTCG GAGATCATTATGCCTCGCAAGCAACGCACAAATGTCAAATCGGTTGCCGATCGATTTGAGCCACCCAATGAGGCGATTGTTTGTCCCCTACATGGACCCGCCGCTAACTTGATGGCCTCCAATAATGGACACACACAAGTGAGTCGTCAGGGCAGCATTCAATCGAATGGAAGTCTACAGAATGGCAGCATTTCGAATGGTGGAACCAATGGGACAAATGGAACTCCCTCGGGAAATGGTCATGGTCAGCTCTCACGCAAGAGTAGCCAATGCTCGAATGGTTCAAGCAGTCAAAAACTCTCACAGGAATCGTCTTATGAATCTGCCTTATCATCCACCACATTGCGTTCCCACTTGGCCCAGCCGGAAGAAATCGAAGAATTCGCCGATGATGATGCATGCGGGGAAGATCAATTGGATGGTTATGTACAGGGTAGCAAAGCAGAATGCACAAGATTCACACGACAAGCTCTATACACCTATAGAGCCAAGAATCACTTGATTCATTATAAATATAGTGCTTATGGTGGCAATTGTCACGATTTACCAAG caTCTCGCCTGCTGAGGAACTTCTGGAAGAAGTCTATGAAATAGATGCCGATCAGGATCGCATAGATGAACAGATGACACGTTCTCAAGCGGATAGTATCACCAAACAGGGCTATTTACTCAAAGGTCCAGATTCAGCAGCGGATCGCATGTTCGCCAATATAGGGAATAAATCTTTCAAGCGACGCTACTGTTACTTGCGTCAAGAGATCGATGGGACTTACATGTTAGAGTTGCACAAAGATGAGAAACAGGGCGAAGCTAAGGCCACCATTGTGATGGATTTCTGCACTGAGGTGGTGCAG aATCCCAAACGTGGACGTTTTTGCTTTGAGTTGCGCATGACAGCGGGACATAAATCCTTTACATTGGCCGCTGAGAATGAGCAAGACTTTAAGGATTGGCTAAGTAAATTATCCTCGGTTTTGGCCCAAAATAAGGCTCAGGAGGAGAAGAGAAATGCATCACTGGAACGTCAACCCCAGACACAACCTCCAAGCGCCAACACGAGCATAGAACCAATTACTTTTGGCACTCTCAAGGGTTTGGACCAATCATTGCATCCACAGTTGATGAAATATGGCCGGGAGACAGATCATTCCATAGCTCTGGCTAGAAGAGAGCAACGTCGTCGTCTTTTTGCCTGCTATCAGAGTCCTGTGAAAGCAAGTCCCGGCGAGAATCTAGAGCAATATCGTGAACACTTTGGCACGAGAATCCTGCTTAGTTGTCATAGCCTAAAATTTCGCTTACAGTGTCTGCCAACAGACTCTGTACCAGATGGAGCTACCGGGGAACAGCTGTGCCAAGTTGAGCCCTATATAACCAGTCTTGCACTGTACGATGCCAAAGCAGGGCGTAAAATAAGTGAAAATTTCTACTTTAATATTAATGATCCGGCTGCGGGTCAACTTCTGCCCAATACTCCAGTGCCAGCCTCAGTAGCGGGGTGTGGAGTGCCAAGGAAATCATCGACAGAAGGCGACGAGAGACGTGCCGCCGCGTCATCACAATCTCCTCATTCCCTTTTCGATGGTGTCTCCTCGGATCTGTTGCGTTGCCCACGCTCCCAACTTCAGAAATTGCATCAATGCTTGCTCTCCATAAGTGCGCCGCATTCGGATATCTTTTTGGTTCTCAGAATAGAGAAAATCCTGCAGTGCAGCATACAGCAGGCAGCAGAACCTTATGTTAAAGCAGCTCGTGATTCAAAACTGGGACAAAAGTGCCATAAAGCTGCGAAGAATTGTGCCCAGCATATTGGACACTATCGTCAGCCATTCGCCTGGGCAGCTCGTGCCCTGTTCAAGCCCTACAGTCACGAACTGGATGTGGAACCACATAAGGAATTTGAATTCTCTACCATTTACCGTCAAGAGTTGCCTAAACTGCGGGACGATGAATTGTTGAAGCTTTTGCTTGACTATCGCAAGCCGGAGAAGTTTAGTAAATTCACCGTTATACCTGGTTTAATGAAGATGCAAATCCAATTGGTGGATCAGTCGCCTGTGCCGTGTAGTCTTAGTAAGTCATTGAATCCTCTGGCCAATTTTAATCCTGCCTCAAAGCAAAGTCTCACACTGGAATTGGCTGAATTCCAAACACAAAACGAACGTGAAGCCTATCCCTATACGAGTTTCTGTAATCATCTCTATGTCTATCCATTGAGTTTGCAATTCGATAGTCAAAAATTGTTCTCGAGAGCCAGAAATATAACCGTCGTAGTGGAGTTACGTGATGGCGATGGCGAGTACAGTAAACCCTTGAAG TGCATCTACGGTCGGCCCGGACAAGATTTGCTCGTCTCGCAAATTGCCTGCCCTGTGCTGCATCACAATGTCTCACCCACTTGGTATGAGGAAATCAAATTGCGTCTGCCTTTGGGTCTATTTCCGGAGCATCATTTGCTCTTCTCCTTCTATCATGTTTCGTGTAATTTGAGCAAGAAACGCGACAGTCATGCGGCGTTCGAGACACCCATTGGCTATGCCTGGTTGCCATTGCTGCAAAAGAATCGCGTCTGCCTGGAGGAGCAACAGTTGCCAGTGGCGGCCACTTTGCCAGTGGGTTATCTATCTATTCAGCCCTTGGGCTGGGGCAAAGGG AATTGCGGACCGGATATACAATGGATCGATAATCAGAGACCTCTGTATCTGGTGGCCCTGCGATTAGACTCCACGGTACTGACAGCGGATCAACATTTGCACAATTTCTTTGCCCATTGTGAACGTCTGTTGGAGGGCGGCAAGACTGGAGCTTTGCCCGCCGAAACGGAAACCTGCAAAATCCTAAAGGCCACCCATGCCATTGACATGAAATCTTTGATTAACTATCTTCCCACGCTACTGAATGAGCTATTTACGCTATTGGTGCATACCCAATCCGAGGAGATTGGCCAAAATGTCATACGTCTGTTGACCAACATTATCCATTTGATTACGGATCAGGCCAAGAGAACCGATTTGCTTATGTCGTATGTTAAATATGTATTCCATGCCCCCTATTATAGTCAACAGACGGCCAGAATGCGTACGGTTCATGGTGAATTGTGTCGCCATTTGCCATATCTTTTGAATCCCAACAATACGGATTTCCTGATTGTCAACAAATTCATGCGCTATTCGTCgatattttttgatttgattgtGAAGAGCATGGCGCAGCATTTGTTGGCCACGGGACGGATACGTATGCTGCGAAACGAACGCTTTCCCAAGGAATACTCCGATCGGGTGGAGCAATTGATTAAGGTACTGATACCCTATATAATCACACGATATGAGGATCTGGGCGAGGAGACGcaacaattgaacaagtcattGGCTCGTTTTGTGCGTCAATGTTTGACTTATATGGATCGAGGATTTATATTCAAACTCATACGCTGCTACATGGATGAGTTCTCGCCTGGAAATCCTAGGATTCTGCATGaatataaattcaatttcctGAAAGAGATTTGCCAGCATGAGCACTATGTTCCATTGAATCTTCCGTTTATATTGAATCCAAAGAATCGTCCACCCGAAATGATGCAACATTTCACATTGTCGGAACAGTTTTGCCGCCAGCACTTCCTGTCGGGCTTACTGCTGCAAGAGCTGAAGAGCAGCCTCAATGAGGTGGGACACGTTAGACGCCATGCCTTGGCCATTTTCAAGGATCTGCTGGCCAAACATGAGCTAGATTCACGCTATCAACAGCGGGGACAACTCTCACGCATAGCTCTGCTCTATGTGCCATGGCTAGGAATTGTCATGGACAATTTGCATCGCATCGATGATCTGTCCGAATCGGGCGGAGCTGCTTCCACGCCCAATGGACATGTCTATGCAGACTCTGCATCGTATACCAAACGTTTGAGTTGTTCCAGCAGTTATGTCTTCAGTAAGGATTCATCCACATTTGGTTCTCTCACCTCGACGCCGAGATCAAAGAATCGTTTGACTAGTCCCTATCGGACTTCGCTGCACATGAAGGACAATAACTATTTGGCTGCCATTGCGGGTCAGGCCATAACCAATGGCATATCAAATTTATCCCTCAATTCCAACTCGGACTCCGGG CATTCCCAAGACACAACGACCATTGGCGCCTATACAAATGGTGGCGAATCGGATGTGGCTCTGCGAAATGGGCACAATCGCTCGGTTAGCGTCACCCATGCTCAGGTTTTCTCACGCTGCGATAAATTCAGTGCTGGCGAGAGCAAGGACTTACTGCTCGGCTTCCTGTTTATCGTTAAACACTTGTCTCAGGATCAAATGGTGGGCTGGTGGCAGAATTGCAATGAAACGGAAACTCTGCAATTTCTCTCCATTCTGGATCTGTGTCTCTTGCAATTCCGTTATGTGGGCAAAAAGAATGTGTCACTTACGCCGGATGCTCGTTTGGGCAGATCCGCCAAAGCTAATACTTTGCCAGCTCGCACTGCTCCTCCCTGCGCGGAGAACGGTCAGGAACAGACAAATGGTCTGGGAGGAGGCACTCTGAATCAAACTAGAGAGAATCTACTGGAGGATATGGACATTTTGGCTAAAAGTCAATTGGCCTTATATGAATCCAATTTGGCCACTGAGGTGGGCATGATAATTTTAGATTGCCTGGGCATGTATGTCCTGCAATTTCGTCAACTTCTCACGGATAGCCTTGTCCTGCCCAAGTTGGCTCGTGTATATTTGCGTTTCCTGCAACTGGGACAATCCGAGAGATTGTCAAAACACGTATTCGCCGCTTTGAGAGCCTTCATCAACAACTATGCCGTGGCTCTGTTCAAGGGAAATGCCATGTTATGTGGCCAAATGGTCTACGAGTTACTCAAAGCCTGCGACAGTCGCCTGGTGGACATTCGCCATGAGTCCTGCGCCGTCTTGTATTTGCTTATGCGCAGCAATTTTGAATTTAGTGGGCGCAAAGCCCTCACCCGCGTCCATTTGCAGGTTATCATTTCGGTCTCGCAAATGATTGGCAACGTTATTGGCCTCAATAATGCCCGATTCCAGGAGAGTTTGTCGATAATCAACAGTTATGCCAATAGTGATAAGGCCATGAAGGGCACAGGATTCCCACTGGAGGTCAAGGATCTCACTAGGCGAGTGCGCACGGTGCTAATGGCTACCGCTCAAATGCAAGCCCATCACATGGATCCGGAACGTTTGCTGGAATTGCAATATTCACTAGCCAATTCATATGCTTCCACTCCAGAGCTGCGTCACACCTGGCTAGTCACCATGGCTCGAAATCATGAGCAGAATGGCAATCTGTCTGAGGCAGCCTGCTGTCATCTTCATATTGCCGCCCTTATGTGTGAATATCTACGCCTACGAGGCGGCTGCTCCCTCAACTGGTCTTCCACGGCTTTTAAGAAAATATCGCGTAATATTCCCCTAGACGAACAGGGTCTCAAATTGGATGCCGGTGCCCAGGACTCTCAGTATACAGAGCAAATGTTGCTGGAGCAATTGAAACAATGCGCCGACTTTTTAGATCGTGCCGAACGCTTCGAGTGTTTGGGTGAACTGTATAAGCTGATTTTACCCATCTACGAGAGGGCCAGAAACTTTATTGAGTTGGCCCATTGTTATGAGCACTTGACCCAAGCCTACAACAAAATCGTTGAAGTGAATCGCTCCGGCAAACGAATGCTCGGTCGTTTCTACCGCGTGGTCTTCTATGGCATG ATGTACTTTGAAGAGGATCATGCCATTGAATTTGTCTACAAGGAACCGAAACTCACCTCGCTAAGTGAAATATCCGAACGTCTGGCCAAGCAATACAAAGAGAAATTCGGCGCCGATGTTGTTAAACTTATAATGGATTCATCGCCA GTAAAAGTTGAAGAACTGGATGCCAAATTGGCTTATATACAGGTGACTCATGTCATACCCTTCTTCTCCAAGGATGAGTTGGATCAGAGGCTCAATGAATTTGAGCAAAATCACGATGTGGATACATTTATGTATGAGACACCATTCACCAAATCGGGTGCAGCACGTGGCAATGTGGAAGATCAATGGAAACGCAAAACCGTCATTAAGA CGCAATATTCATTTCCTTATGTATTGAAGCGCATTCCTGTTAAGTCGCGCGAAATAATCGAACTAAGTCCCATTGAAGTGGCCATAGATGAAATGCAATCAAAGGTTTCAGAGCTGGAGGAGATTATCTTGCCGCCAGCCGATGTGAAGAAGTTGCAACTACGTTTACAGGGTAGTGTGGCTGTGACAGTAAATGCAGGTCCTTTGGCCTATGCTCATGCCTTCCTCGATGCCAAGGTCATCAAGAATTTCTCAATCGATCGTGTTGGCGATCTAAAAGATGTTTTTCG CGATTTCATTGGGGTCTGTCACAAGGCTTTGTGTGTTAATGAACGCATGATTTGTGCCGACCAAAAGGAATATCATTTGGCTTTGAAGGAAAACTATGAGAAATTGTGCCAGGCCCTTAGTGAGTTACTTGACGATGCATCCTTCCAGCCGTTTAGCAACGACGATGCCGACAGCATAGCTCAACGTAATAGCATGGCCTTGTTTAATGCTATCAGTGGCGCCTCCAATAACTCAA GATTGTATTTTGCAGAGCAAAATACCAACAACTACCACTCCCACCCACACCACATaccacaacacacacacacaaccagtCTTAAGTGA